Proteins co-encoded in one Nicotiana sylvestris chromosome 7, ASM39365v2, whole genome shotgun sequence genomic window:
- the LOC104225542 gene encoding expansin-B3, producing METHCPNFSFTSFYSVVSGVVFFWAVIASAGPLRRVEDTHWYPATATWYGSPEGDGSTGGACGYGNMVDVRPFRARVGAVSPILFKNGEGCGACYKVKCLDRSVCSRRAATVIITDECPGGYCSGGRVHFDLSGAAFGHMAVSGYGGSLRDRGVISVIYRRTPCKYPGKNIAFHVNEGSTPYWLSLLVEFEDGDGDVGSMHIREAKSNVWLEMTHIWGANWCIIGGPLQGPFSVKLTTLSTGKALSARDVIPGNWSPKATYTSRLNFF from the exons ATGGAAACTCACTGCCCAAATTTTAGTTTCACTAGTTTTTACTCTGTGGTTTCTGGGGTTGTGTTTTTTTGGGCAGTCATTGCTTCTGCTGGCCCTCTCCGACGTGTTGAAGACACACATTGGTACCCTGCTACGGCCACTTGGTACGGCAGCCCCGAAGGCGACGGCAGTACCG GTGGGGCATGTGGGTACGGAAATATGGTGGATGTGAGGCCGTTCAGGGCAAGAGTAGGGGCAGTGAGTCCAATTTTGTTCAAAAATGGTGAAGGATGTGGGGCCTGCTATAAAGTTAAGTGTTTGGACCGTTCCGTTTGTTCAAGAAGAGCTGCGACGGTGATTATTACCGACGAATGTCCAGGTGGGTACTGTTCCGGCGGCAGAGTTCACTTCGACCTTAGTGGCGCCGCCTTTGGCCACATGGCTGTTTCCGGTTACGGCGGTAGCCTCCGTGACCGTGGTGTTATCTCCGTCATTTACCGCCG AACTCCATGTAAGTACCCTGGAAAGAACATAGCCTTCCATGTAAATGAAGGGTCAACACCTTACTGGCTTTCTCTTCTTGTTGAATTTGAGGATGGAGATGGTGATGTTGGATCCATGCATATTAGAGAG GCGAAGTCGAATGTATGGTTAGAGATGACACATATATGGGGAGCAAATTGGTGCATAATTGGAGGACCATTGCAAGGACCTTTTTCAGTGAAGTTAACAACACTGTCAACTGGAAAAGCCCTCTCAGCTAGAGATGTTATTCCAGGCAATTGGTCTCCTAAAGCCACTTACACCTCTCGTCTTAACTTCTTCTAA
- the LOC104225544 gene encoding uncharacterized protein — MDVIDQDDSTGVETTATVTPTGTGFDPMYLHLSDNPGAMLVSTAFDGIGYRSWRRSVLRGLSVKNKLSFISGECRQPDPSSPQFRQWERCDNMVTSWILNSLSKEIADSVEYANDAVELLKE; from the coding sequence ATGGATGTCATTGATCAAGACGATTCAACCGGAGTGGAAACTACCGCCACCGTCACTCCGACGGGCACAGGATTTGATCCTATGTACCTCCACCTGTCTGATAATCCAGGAGCTATGTTGGTTTCAACTGCATTTGACGGAATAGGGTACAGGTCTTGGAGGAGGAGTGTGTTGAGAGGTTTGTCTGTGAAGAACAAGTTAAGTTTCATAAGTGGAGAGTGCAGACAACCAGATCCTTCATCACCACAATTTCGACAATGGGAGCGTTGTGACAACATGGTGACATCCTGGATTCTAAACTCACTTTCGAAAGAAATCGCAGATAGTGTAGAATATGCAAATGATGCGGTTGAGCTTTTGAAGGAATGA